A single region of the Arthrobacter sp. V1I7 genome encodes:
- a CDS encoding substrate-binding domain-containing protein — MRNNSVRVIALAAALPLAALTACTTTDPSVTQTTGAGTGAPAATTPASQDWFSQTLYDTQFQQRSASFEGNPEQPYLQYIAGDMTDTSKFAAQGPQKVCFANASISNPWRQTGWITMNQQLKVLQGSGVISEMETRDAKDNDNTQIADIDYFIAEGNCGAFVISPNSTAALTQAVERACQTGKPVVVFDRGVETDCATTFIHPIGGFAWGIDTATFLTDKLQSGDKVVALRILPGVDVLEHRWAAAKKIFEEKGIQAKDYFTGADPTEIKKIISDELATGDVKGVWMDAGDGAVAALEAFEDAGKDLPVMTGEDEMSFLAKWKQSGIDAMAPVYSNFQWRTPLLALEKIFKGEQIPAEWVLPQKPILVDELDSWLQRNQGMPGGHYAKFGGEDLPGYPDVWQQRQMP; from the coding sequence ATGCGCAATAACTCTGTCCGCGTAATCGCCCTTGCCGCAGCATTGCCGCTGGCGGCCCTGACCGCGTGCACCACCACCGACCCATCCGTCACCCAGACCACGGGGGCCGGTACCGGCGCGCCGGCGGCAACCACGCCTGCCAGCCAGGACTGGTTCAGCCAGACGCTCTACGACACACAGTTCCAGCAGCGCTCGGCAAGCTTTGAAGGGAACCCCGAGCAGCCCTACCTGCAGTACATCGCGGGCGATATGACGGACACGTCCAAGTTCGCGGCCCAGGGACCGCAAAAGGTCTGCTTCGCCAACGCCTCCATCTCCAACCCCTGGCGGCAGACCGGCTGGATCACCATGAACCAGCAGCTGAAGGTGCTGCAGGGCTCCGGGGTCATCTCCGAGATGGAAACCCGGGACGCCAAGGACAACGACAACACCCAAATCGCGGACATCGACTACTTCATTGCCGAGGGCAACTGCGGTGCGTTTGTCATCTCGCCCAACTCCACCGCCGCCCTTACGCAGGCCGTCGAACGTGCCTGCCAGACCGGCAAGCCCGTGGTCGTCTTTGACCGCGGTGTGGAGACGGATTGCGCCACCACGTTCATCCACCCGATCGGCGGTTTCGCCTGGGGCATCGACACCGCCACCTTCCTGACTGACAAGCTTCAGTCCGGCGACAAGGTGGTGGCACTGCGCATCCTCCCCGGCGTGGACGTACTGGAGCACCGCTGGGCGGCGGCCAAGAAGATCTTCGAGGAAAAGGGGATCCAGGCCAAGGACTACTTCACCGGCGCCGACCCCACCGAGATCAAGAAGATCATCTCCGATGAGCTGGCAACCGGTGACGTCAAGGGCGTCTGGATGGACGCCGGAGACGGTGCGGTGGCGGCCCTTGAGGCCTTCGAGGATGCGGGCAAGGATCTGCCCGTAATGACCGGCGAGGATGAAATGAGCTTCCTGGCCAAGTGGAAGCAGTCCGGGATCGACGCGATGGCACCGGTCTACTCCAATTTCCAGTGGCGGACCCCGCTGCTGGCGTTGGAAAAGATCTTCAAGGGCGAGCAGATTCCGGCCGAATGGGTTCTGCCGCAGAAGCCCATCCTCGTGGACGAACTGGACAGCTGGCTGCAGCGCAATCAGGGGATGCCCGGCGGGCACTACGCCAAGTTCGGCGGTGAGGACCTGCCAGGCTATCCGGACGTCTGGCAGCAACGGCAGATGCCCTGA
- a CDS encoding sugar phosphate isomerase/epimerase — translation MDSLERLTGISTWVWESPLTDANLPGLLEKIAAMGFDAVELPLENDGDFTPATVRESLAGNGLKPFLVGAMAPGRNLVAADPGDVKKTQAYLMACITMASSIGSPTVCGPFYAQTGRVWRMSPEQRRDAYAELRRNLEPVAARAREAGVVLGIEPLNRYETSLINTVDQALEALGPLLGNGVGLALDSYHLHIEERSVAEAVRAAGKHLVHVQVCGNDRGAPGGDQTDWKGLLQALAEVGYSGPLNIESFTVDNAAIAVAASTWRPLAPTQDLLAERGLAFLRSL, via the coding sequence GTGGACAGCTTGGAGCGCCTGACCGGGATCAGCACCTGGGTCTGGGAATCCCCCCTGACCGACGCCAACCTCCCCGGTCTGCTCGAGAAAATCGCCGCTATGGGGTTCGACGCGGTCGAACTTCCGCTGGAAAACGACGGCGACTTCACGCCCGCAACCGTGCGGGAATCCCTCGCGGGCAACGGACTCAAACCTTTCCTGGTGGGGGCCATGGCACCCGGGCGGAATCTGGTGGCGGCGGATCCGGGCGACGTGAAAAAGACCCAGGCGTACCTAATGGCCTGCATCACCATGGCCAGCAGCATCGGCTCACCCACGGTCTGCGGCCCCTTCTACGCCCAAACGGGTCGAGTCTGGCGGATGTCGCCGGAACAGCGCCGCGACGCCTACGCCGAGTTGCGCCGGAACCTTGAGCCGGTCGCGGCCCGGGCCCGGGAAGCAGGTGTGGTGCTGGGGATCGAACCATTGAACAGGTATGAAACTTCGCTGATCAACACCGTAGATCAGGCGCTGGAGGCGCTGGGGCCATTGCTCGGGAACGGCGTCGGCCTCGCCTTGGACAGTTATCACCTGCACATCGAGGAGCGCTCCGTGGCCGAGGCGGTTCGGGCCGCCGGAAAGCACCTGGTTCACGTGCAGGTCTGCGGCAACGATCGGGGTGCCCCCGGCGGAGACCAGACCGATTGGAAAGGCCTCCTGCAGGCCCTGGCCGAGGTGGGGTACAGCGGACCGTTGAACATCGAAAGTTTCACCGTCGATAATGCCGCCATCGCGGTCGCGGCCTCGACCTGGCGGCCGCTGGCCCCGACCCAGGACCTGTTGGCTGAAAGAGGCCTCGCTTTCCTGCGCAGCCTCTGA
- a CDS encoding GNAT family N-acetyltransferase, with translation MTHVIRKATADDAGSLAELAAITFPLACPPGSPPEDIAAHLAGTLSADNFRAYLADPSVTVLVIDAAGELRGYSLLVARPALDPDVASVLTELPCTELSKCYVHPDHHGLGAATELMHASICSAAASGARGLWLGVNSQNARAIRFYQKAGFRRVGTKTFKLGSTVEHDFVMERGLV, from the coding sequence ATGACGCACGTAATCAGGAAGGCCACCGCGGACGACGCCGGCAGCCTGGCCGAACTTGCCGCCATCACCTTCCCGCTCGCCTGTCCGCCCGGGTCCCCACCCGAAGACATCGCGGCGCACCTGGCCGGCACGCTCAGCGCCGACAACTTCCGCGCCTACCTCGCCGACCCCTCCGTGACGGTGCTAGTGATTGACGCGGCCGGCGAACTCCGCGGATACAGCCTGCTCGTGGCCCGTCCCGCGCTGGACCCTGACGTGGCGTCAGTCCTGACCGAGCTCCCCTGCACCGAACTCAGCAAATGCTATGTCCACCCGGACCATCACGGCCTCGGCGCTGCCACCGAACTGATGCACGCCAGCATCTGCTCAGCCGCCGCTTCCGGCGCCCGCGGACTCTGGCTGGGCGTAAACAGCCAGAACGCCCGGGCCATCCGGTTCTACCAGAAGGCAGGATTCCGCAGGGTCGGCACCAAGACCTTCAAACTCGGCAGCACCGTGGAGCACGACTTCGTGATGGAGCGGGGCCTGGTGTAA
- a CDS encoding glycogen debranching N-terminal domain-containing protein yields the protein MTAWNADTTAGASAADAVTVVEGSSFCISSDSGDIHDGGSQGVFYQDTRIVSRWILRINGAVREPLLARKPAAFHATFVGRARWVDGRFDSPLVVRHQRHIGPGLRDDITIRNYSSDSAVCDVELSVDADQADLFDVKAGRVGNGAAVSRSVRDGELYVEAVHGGQRRGTAVRAAGAKVEERALTFRLEIAPRGQWSTSLIVVPVINGMRPDEPFTEADSPHQRLGVRRHVEWQENVPRITVSDHNVQNVLNRSQADLGSLRIFDSDHPGRVAVAAGAPWFMALFGRDSLLTSYMSLMVDPNLAAGTLQTLADIQGTKVDPDSEEEPGRIAHEVRLGVSAGLALGGGSAYYGTVDATPLFVSLLGELSRWGLAEDTIEVLLPHADRALEWIEHYGDRDGDGFVEYLRPNPHGLLNQGWKDSWDGINFADGRMAEPPIALCEVQGYVYSAYVGRSLLARSLGDRASELKWAERAEALKVAFNDRFWLPEKGYFAIALDKDKQPVDSCASNMGHCLWVGLVDEEKAPTVAERLLSPEMFSGWGIRTLASDMSAYNPVSYHNGSVWPHDTALVATGLMRYGFVEEASRLASGLFDAASFFGGQLPELFCGFDRRDFPVPVPYPTACSPQAWAAAAPIQLARILLRFDPDFTRNAVHLAPILPEEISEFRADNVVLGHSKVTIRASHGAERIEGLPSHLKLSNDPRPPLDKNLGR from the coding sequence ATGACTGCCTGGAACGCCGATACGACAGCCGGTGCATCCGCGGCTGACGCCGTGACTGTGGTCGAAGGATCCTCGTTCTGCATCTCGTCAGACTCCGGGGACATTCACGACGGTGGTTCGCAGGGCGTGTTCTACCAGGACACCCGCATTGTGTCCCGCTGGATTCTCCGCATCAACGGAGCTGTCCGGGAACCCCTGCTGGCCCGGAAACCCGCGGCGTTCCATGCAACGTTTGTCGGCCGGGCGCGGTGGGTGGACGGCAGGTTTGACAGTCCTCTCGTGGTCCGGCACCAGCGGCATATTGGGCCTGGGCTTCGAGATGACATCACCATCCGCAACTACTCTTCCGACAGTGCCGTGTGCGACGTCGAACTCAGCGTGGACGCTGACCAGGCGGACCTGTTCGATGTAAAAGCCGGCCGGGTAGGAAACGGGGCGGCCGTCAGCAGGAGCGTCCGCGATGGCGAGCTTTATGTCGAAGCCGTGCATGGCGGGCAGCGACGCGGTACGGCTGTCCGTGCCGCCGGAGCGAAGGTGGAGGAGCGTGCCCTGACTTTTCGGTTGGAAATCGCGCCCCGCGGGCAATGGTCAACAAGTCTTATCGTCGTGCCAGTCATCAACGGGATGAGGCCGGACGAACCCTTTACGGAGGCGGACTCCCCGCACCAGCGGCTGGGTGTTCGGAGACATGTCGAGTGGCAGGAAAACGTGCCACGCATCACCGTTTCGGACCACAACGTCCAAAACGTGCTGAACCGAAGCCAGGCCGACCTCGGGTCCCTGCGCATTTTCGATTCCGACCACCCGGGAAGGGTCGCTGTTGCCGCCGGGGCACCCTGGTTCATGGCGCTCTTCGGCCGGGATTCGCTGCTTACCTCCTATATGTCCCTCATGGTGGACCCGAATCTGGCTGCCGGAACGCTGCAAACCCTGGCCGACATTCAAGGAACCAAGGTGGACCCGGATTCGGAGGAAGAACCAGGACGGATCGCCCACGAAGTGAGGCTTGGTGTCAGCGCGGGTCTGGCACTAGGCGGCGGAAGCGCTTACTACGGGACGGTCGACGCTACTCCGCTGTTCGTCAGCCTGCTAGGCGAACTCAGCCGGTGGGGACTGGCTGAGGACACCATCGAGGTCCTGCTGCCCCATGCCGACCGTGCCTTGGAATGGATCGAGCATTACGGGGACCGCGACGGCGATGGCTTCGTGGAGTACCTGAGGCCAAATCCCCACGGACTGCTGAACCAGGGATGGAAGGACTCGTGGGACGGCATCAATTTCGCCGATGGCAGGATGGCGGAGCCGCCTATCGCACTGTGCGAGGTTCAGGGCTACGTCTATTCAGCGTACGTTGGGCGCTCTTTGCTGGCCCGTTCGCTGGGGGATCGCGCCTCAGAGCTGAAATGGGCAGAACGTGCTGAGGCCCTGAAGGTAGCGTTCAACGACCGTTTCTGGCTTCCCGAAAAGGGGTACTTCGCCATAGCACTGGATAAGGACAAACAGCCGGTAGATTCCTGCGCTTCCAACATGGGCCACTGCCTGTGGGTTGGACTGGTTGACGAGGAAAAGGCGCCAACTGTCGCGGAACGCCTTTTGTCGCCGGAAATGTTCTCCGGTTGGGGAATACGCACTCTGGCCTCGGACATGTCGGCGTATAACCCCGTTAGCTATCACAATGGCTCAGTCTGGCCGCATGACACGGCGCTGGTGGCAACCGGACTCATGCGCTACGGGTTCGTGGAGGAGGCCAGCCGGCTTGCGAGTGGACTTTTTGATGCCGCCAGCTTCTTCGGCGGCCAACTGCCGGAGCTGTTTTGCGGGTTTGACCGCCGGGACTTCCCCGTGCCGGTACCCTACCCCACGGCGTGCTCACCGCAGGCCTGGGCAGCGGCCGCCCCGATCCAGCTGGCCCGGATCCTCTTGCGTTTTGATCCGGACTTCACCAGGAATGCCGTCCACCTGGCGCCGATCCTGCCGGAGGAGATCAGCGAGTTCCGGGCGGACAACGTGGTTCTTGGGCACTCCAAGGTCACGATTCGAGCCAGCCATGGTGCGGAACGCATTGAGGGGTTGCCGTCCCATCTGAAACTCAGCAATGATCCCCGTCCGCCCTTGGACAAAAACCTGGGCAGGTGA
- a CDS encoding glycosyltransferase family 4 protein, producing MRIGLVAGPWIPVPPPAYGGTERVVDVLARGFVAAGHEVLLAAPSDSTCPVGRVPGMRVSEAAAMGTSFAELSHIIRAYGGLGKVDIVHDHTLAGPLYLHRPSSVPVVTTIHGPLNPSAVDIYRAIGGNASIIAISRDQVSHAPTVPVTQVIYHGLELSTVPVGKGQGGYACFVGRMCPDKGVTEAIAIAREAGVPLRIAAKIREPEEVCYYREVVKPILGANEEFIGELGDAEKYVLMGEALAFLNPIQWAEPFGLVMIEAMATGTPVVGTPVGSAPEIVDHGTTGFLAPVNELPALLPQAAALSRAACRATVETRFSSDRMVAEHLKLFVGILEGQLPTRVLDRLALHENQIQDPLTRGA from the coding sequence ATGCGAATAGGGTTAGTAGCGGGACCGTGGATTCCTGTTCCGCCGCCGGCATACGGCGGAACCGAGCGGGTGGTTGACGTCCTCGCCCGCGGTTTTGTTGCCGCGGGGCATGAAGTCCTGTTGGCTGCCCCGTCCGATAGCACGTGCCCCGTTGGCCGTGTCCCGGGAATGAGGGTGTCGGAAGCCGCCGCAATGGGGACCTCGTTTGCGGAGCTCAGCCACATTATCCGGGCGTATGGCGGGTTGGGGAAAGTGGATATCGTCCACGACCACACACTGGCCGGTCCGCTGTACCTGCACCGACCCTCGTCGGTCCCCGTGGTCACTACTATTCATGGCCCCCTGAACCCTTCGGCAGTCGACATCTACCGGGCCATCGGCGGGAACGCCAGCATCATCGCAATTTCGCGTGATCAGGTCAGCCACGCTCCTACCGTGCCCGTCACCCAGGTGATCTACCACGGACTCGAGCTATCCACCGTGCCCGTAGGCAAGGGACAGGGCGGCTACGCGTGTTTCGTGGGGCGGATGTGCCCGGACAAGGGTGTCACGGAGGCGATCGCGATTGCACGCGAGGCCGGGGTCCCCCTGCGTATCGCGGCAAAAATCCGCGAGCCCGAGGAAGTGTGCTATTACCGGGAAGTGGTGAAACCGATTCTGGGAGCGAATGAGGAGTTCATAGGGGAGCTGGGGGATGCCGAAAAGTACGTGCTGATGGGCGAAGCCCTGGCCTTCCTTAACCCGATCCAGTGGGCTGAGCCATTTGGCCTTGTCATGATAGAGGCTATGGCGACCGGCACACCGGTGGTGGGCACCCCTGTTGGCTCGGCCCCGGAAATTGTAGACCACGGCACCACTGGATTCCTTGCCCCGGTGAACGAACTGCCGGCACTGCTGCCGCAGGCCGCCGCGCTCAGCCGGGCGGCGTGCCGTGCAACTGTTGAGACACGGTTCAGTTCTGACCGCATGGTTGCCGAACATCTGAAGCTCTTTGTCGGAATCCTGGAAGGGCAGCTGCCCACCAGGGTTCTGGACCGGCTTGCCTTGCACGAAAATCAGATACAGGATCCGCTGACGCGCGGTGCCTGA
- a CDS encoding DsbA family oxidoreductase: MKIEIWSDVACPWCYIGKRRFETALAAFPHRDSVEVMWRSYQLDPTLPDHYEGTELDYLSTRKGMAPDQVSGMFEHVAAQAKGEGLNYRFEDVVVANSFTAHRLIHLAAAHSKQDAAKERLLSDHFEHGKDIGNQDYLTSLGLDLGIDAGEVAELFSTDKYAADVRQDFEDGRALGINGVPFFVIDRKFGLSGAQPADTFTAALEQAWQASNPLVLVNASGDGGGEACGPDGCAV; encoded by the coding sequence ATGAAGATTGAGATCTGGTCCGACGTGGCCTGCCCCTGGTGCTACATCGGCAAGCGCCGCTTTGAAACTGCCCTGGCGGCCTTCCCGCATCGCGATTCCGTAGAGGTGATGTGGCGCAGCTACCAGTTGGATCCCACCCTCCCGGACCACTATGAGGGCACCGAGCTGGACTACCTGAGCACGCGCAAGGGGATGGCACCGGACCAGGTCTCCGGCATGTTCGAGCATGTGGCCGCCCAGGCCAAAGGTGAGGGCCTCAACTACCGCTTTGAAGATGTCGTGGTTGCCAACAGCTTCACCGCTCACCGCCTGATCCACCTCGCCGCCGCCCACAGCAAGCAGGATGCCGCGAAGGAACGGCTGCTCAGCGACCATTTCGAGCACGGCAAGGACATCGGCAACCAGGATTACCTCACATCCCTGGGGCTGGACCTCGGAATCGACGCCGGCGAAGTCGCGGAGCTGTTCAGCACCGACAAGTATGCCGCCGACGTCCGGCAGGATTTTGAGGACGGCCGGGCGCTCGGCATCAACGGGGTCCCGTTCTTCGTGATCGACCGGAAGTTCGGGCTGTCCGGCGCCCAGCCGGCCGACACCTTCACCGCGGCACTCGAACAGGCATGGCAGGCAAGCAACCCGCTGGTGCTGGTCAATGCCAGCGGCGACGGCGGCGGCGAGGCCTGCGGACCCGACGGCTGCGCTGTCTGA
- a CDS encoding GntP family permease, which yields MVIEGWTQTMGAGPLLLIAAAAIGVLLFLIIRLRMHALLALILISLATAFATGIPANQVVPVLINGFGTTLGTVALLVGLGAMLGRIVETSGGAKVLADYLIGIFGEKRAPFALGLASLIFGFPIFFDAGLVVMLPVVFAVAHRLGGGVLRYGLPAAGAFSVMHIFLPPHPGPVSASAFFEANIGLVTIAGLLTAIPTWYVTAYLYGLWTGKRMQLPVPELLGHASAEAESHPPRFRTIIGLLLLPLVLIFINTGLNTLAASGVLAESVKDEQWFQVLRTLGETPVALLIAVLVAMFVLGARRGTTNGALEKLLESSLGPVCSVILITGAGGMFGGVLRASGIGDALADVLGNLGIPLILAGFLISSILRIAQGSATVALTTTAGLIAPAVATAGLNGMQIAALVIAVAAGSVVVSHVNDSGFWLVGRFFGMDVKTTLKTWTVMETLIGTMGFAIAAAIFGLAGLAG from the coding sequence ATGGTCATCGAAGGATGGACCCAAACGATGGGCGCAGGCCCCCTGCTGCTCATCGCGGCGGCCGCGATCGGCGTCCTGCTGTTCCTGATCATCCGGCTGCGCATGCACGCGCTGCTCGCACTGATCCTGATCAGCCTCGCCACCGCCTTCGCCACGGGAATACCCGCCAACCAAGTGGTGCCGGTGCTGATCAACGGCTTCGGAACAACTCTCGGAACCGTGGCGCTGCTCGTGGGCCTGGGCGCGATGCTCGGCCGGATAGTGGAAACCAGCGGCGGAGCGAAGGTCCTGGCCGACTACCTGATCGGGATCTTCGGCGAAAAGCGTGCCCCTTTTGCCCTGGGCCTCGCCTCCCTGATCTTCGGCTTCCCGATCTTCTTCGACGCCGGCCTCGTGGTCATGCTCCCCGTCGTTTTCGCTGTGGCCCACCGGCTGGGCGGCGGCGTGCTGCGCTACGGCCTTCCCGCCGCCGGCGCGTTCTCCGTAATGCACATCTTCCTGCCGCCGCACCCGGGCCCCGTCTCGGCGTCGGCCTTCTTTGAAGCCAACATCGGCCTGGTCACGATCGCGGGCCTCCTCACCGCAATCCCCACCTGGTACGTCACCGCCTACCTTTACGGCCTATGGACCGGCAAGCGCATGCAACTCCCGGTTCCGGAACTGCTCGGGCATGCCAGCGCCGAAGCTGAATCACACCCGCCGCGCTTCCGCACCATCATCGGACTGCTGCTCCTGCCGCTCGTGCTGATCTTCATCAACACCGGCCTCAACACCTTGGCCGCCTCCGGTGTCCTGGCGGAGTCCGTCAAGGACGAACAGTGGTTCCAGGTGCTCCGCACGTTGGGTGAAACCCCGGTGGCGCTGCTGATCGCAGTGCTGGTGGCGATGTTCGTTCTCGGCGCCCGCCGCGGAACCACCAACGGCGCACTGGAGAAGCTGCTCGAATCCTCGCTGGGTCCGGTCTGCTCCGTCATCCTCATCACCGGTGCCGGCGGCATGTTCGGTGGAGTGCTGCGGGCGTCAGGCATCGGTGACGCACTGGCCGATGTGCTGGGGAACCTGGGCATCCCGCTCATCCTGGCGGGCTTCCTGATCTCCTCGATCCTGCGCATCGCCCAGGGTTCCGCCACCGTGGCCCTGACCACCACGGCAGGCCTCATCGCTCCGGCCGTTGCGACGGCGGGACTGAACGGCATGCAGATCGCCGCCCTGGTCATCGCCGTTGCCGCCGGTTCCGTCGTGGTCTCCCACGTCAACGACTCCGGCTTCTGGCTCGTGGGCCGCTTCTTCGGTATGGACGTCAAGACCACACTGAAAACCTGGACCGTCATGGAAACTCTGATCGGCACCATGGGCTTCGCCATCGCGGCAGCCATCTTCGGCCTCGCAGGACTGGCCGGTTAG
- a CDS encoding gluconokinase, which yields MPYPVTHLIVMGVAGSGKSTIAAALSSQLSWSCAEADEFHPQSNIHKMSQGVPLQDEDRWPWLLQIRNWMTAQTRADHCTVITCSALKRSYRQLLSEAEGRVLFIHLHGETDLISERMHGREGHFMPPTLLPSQLATLEPLSPEELAEGSLRLDISQSPGQLIEAIVAALKIPSGAAPCAL from the coding sequence ATGCCGTATCCAGTCACGCACCTGATCGTGATGGGCGTTGCCGGTTCAGGTAAGTCCACGATTGCCGCGGCTTTATCCAGCCAGCTGAGCTGGTCCTGCGCGGAGGCGGATGAGTTCCATCCCCAGTCGAACATCCACAAGATGAGCCAGGGTGTGCCGCTGCAGGACGAAGACCGCTGGCCCTGGCTCCTCCAGATCCGGAATTGGATGACGGCACAAACACGGGCCGACCACTGCACCGTGATCACCTGTTCCGCCCTCAAGCGGAGTTACCGCCAGCTCCTGTCAGAGGCAGAAGGCCGAGTCCTGTTCATCCACCTTCACGGCGAGACGGACCTGATCAGCGAGCGGATGCACGGACGTGAAGGCCACTTCATGCCGCCCACGCTTCTGCCCAGCCAACTCGCCACCCTCGAGCCGCTGAGCCCGGAGGAACTGGCGGAAGGAAGCCTCCGCCTGGACATCTCCCAGTCCCCGGGGCAGCTCATCGAGGCCATCGTGGCGGCGCTGAAGATTCCCTCGGGCGCGGCGCCCTGCGCTCTCTGA
- a CDS encoding FadR/GntR family transcriptional regulator, translated as MSTATEDHADNRHSRIASPAMHERVLDAIGVALASGALPPGSRLTLEALQGEYGVSRTVARDAMKVLESMNLVYSRRRVGIVVQRRELWNVFDPKLVRWRLASDRREQQYSSLTELRIAVEPIAAAGAARRASAAERSRLVSLAADMRRLGEAGELQAFLEADIAFHRLLLQSCGNEMFTALEGMVAEVLTSRTQQGLMPFKPRPEALEAHEEVAAAVAGGDATAAETAMHHILDEVRNAMGLH; from the coding sequence ATGTCGACGGCGACAGAAGACCACGCGGATAACAGGCACAGCCGCATCGCGTCCCCCGCCATGCACGAACGCGTGCTTGACGCTATCGGCGTCGCACTCGCGTCAGGAGCGCTGCCGCCGGGAAGCCGCCTTACCTTGGAGGCGCTCCAGGGTGAGTACGGTGTGTCCCGGACGGTCGCGCGCGACGCGATGAAGGTCCTCGAGTCAATGAATCTTGTGTATTCGCGGCGCCGCGTCGGCATCGTGGTGCAGCGCCGGGAGCTGTGGAATGTTTTCGATCCCAAGTTGGTGCGGTGGCGCCTGGCTTCCGATCGCCGTGAGCAGCAGTACAGCAGCCTCACGGAGCTGCGCATCGCCGTCGAACCCATTGCCGCTGCCGGGGCTGCCCGCCGAGCCAGCGCCGCGGAGCGCAGCCGGCTGGTCTCGCTCGCAGCCGACATGCGGCGCTTGGGTGAAGCCGGGGAGCTTCAGGCTTTCCTGGAGGCCGATATCGCCTTCCACCGCCTGCTGCTGCAGAGCTGCGGCAATGAGATGTTCACGGCTCTGGAAGGGATGGTCGCCGAGGTGCTCACCAGCCGGACCCAGCAGGGACTCATGCCCTTCAAGCCCCGGCCCGAAGCCCTCGAAGCCCACGAGGAGGTAGCGGCCGCGGTGGCCGGCGGCGACGCCACGGCGGCCGAGACTGCCATGCACCACATCCTGGATGAAGTCCGGAATGCGATGGGGCTGCACTAG
- a CDS encoding TetR/AcrR family transcriptional regulator: MPRISAASNAAQRAETQHRILTAFGELLFTHGLPGLTMTDVARHARIGRTAVYNYYADIEELLIAYALDETERFLVDLRESLDALENPVERLALYVRAQVEDLSRRHLPPGPAMGAVLSPASFAKLAVHVGELSVLLQGILREGMAQGYLPEADIDQLAQLIHGTLSSSAARGNGTGQDSDAEARIGRTVLFIQLGAGARFDDAGRPVRTGG, translated from the coding sequence ATGCCCAGGATCTCGGCCGCGAGCAACGCCGCCCAACGTGCCGAGACCCAACACCGCATCCTGACCGCGTTTGGGGAATTGCTCTTCACGCACGGCTTGCCCGGACTGACCATGACGGACGTCGCCCGACACGCGAGGATCGGCCGTACAGCTGTCTACAACTACTACGCGGACATCGAAGAGCTCCTGATCGCCTACGCGCTGGATGAGACCGAACGGTTCCTGGTGGACCTCCGGGAGTCGCTGGACGCGTTGGAAAACCCGGTGGAGCGGCTGGCCCTTTACGTGCGCGCGCAAGTGGAGGACCTCAGCCGCCGGCATCTTCCGCCGGGTCCGGCCATGGGCGCGGTGCTCTCGCCGGCGTCGTTCGCGAAGCTCGCCGTCCACGTGGGAGAACTGAGCGTCCTGCTGCAGGGAATCCTGCGCGAGGGGATGGCCCAGGGCTACCTGCCGGAGGCGGATATCGACCAGCTGGCGCAGCTCATCCACGGCACGCTCTCCTCCAGCGCGGCCCGGGGCAACGGCACGGGCCAGGACTCTGACGCCGAGGCGCGGATCGGGCGGACGGTCCTGTTCATCCAGCTCGGCGCCGGCGCTCGGTTCGACGACGCCGGGAGGCCCGTCCGGACCGGCGGCTAG
- a CDS encoding LytR C-terminal domain-containing protein: MARKPKDVTVLHGHRVVTGSELRATFEEQDDTLDNPVRQRRRILHAVVLVVLVGLISAGIIVALAIMNGQITLPTTERSGAAASLCPEATYDYVPPEKINLNVFNSTNRPGLARSVADELAARKFVVGAVSNTTSGYRGVALVVSGAAGQAAAFTVQRNLPGSDYLQDGRTDASVDIILTGDFRELAQPDLVDQTPGKLSCPREDRRIVDDSVWPVMPTASPTG; the protein is encoded by the coding sequence ATGGCTAGAAAGCCGAAGGACGTCACCGTCCTCCATGGGCACCGCGTCGTCACGGGTTCCGAACTCCGGGCCACTTTCGAGGAACAGGACGACACGCTGGACAATCCCGTCCGGCAGCGCAGGCGCATTCTGCATGCTGTCGTCCTGGTGGTTCTCGTCGGCCTCATTTCGGCGGGGATCATTGTCGCCCTGGCGATCATGAACGGCCAAATCACGCTGCCTACGACGGAGCGCAGCGGCGCTGCTGCGTCGCTGTGCCCGGAGGCGACGTATGACTACGTTCCGCCCGAAAAGATCAACCTCAATGTCTTCAATTCCACCAACCGACCGGGGCTGGCGCGGAGCGTGGCGGACGAGTTGGCCGCCCGCAAGTTCGTGGTGGGGGCGGTCAGCAACACCACGTCAGGCTACCGGGGCGTGGCACTGGTCGTCTCCGGTGCGGCCGGCCAGGCCGCCGCGTTCACTGTGCAGCGGAACCTGCCGGGCTCGGATTACTTGCAGGACGGACGCACGGACGCGAGCGTGGACATCATCCTCACCGGGGACTTCAGGGAGCTGGCCCAGCCGGACCTGGTGGACCAGACACCGGGCAAACTCAGCTGCCCGCGGGAGGACCGGCGGATCGTGGACGACTCCGTCTGGCCGGTCATGCCGACCGCGTCGCCCACGGGCTAG